From a single Dromaius novaehollandiae isolate bDroNov1 chromosome 13, bDroNov1.hap1, whole genome shotgun sequence genomic region:
- the TMEM208 gene encoding LOW QUALITY PROTEIN: transmembrane protein 208 (The sequence of the model RefSeq protein was modified relative to this genomic sequence to represent the inferred CDS: deleted 1 base in 1 codon) has protein sequence MAPKGKAGTKGKKQIFEENRETLRFYLRIILGASAVYTVVNLVICYPSTSVWTWLAFVFSLVVYGTSYRSMNSMAKPSFTDDGSLADGGIDLNMEQGWQSECPHLHESRHLKDVILLTAIVQVLSCFSLYVWYFWLLAPGRAVYLLWVNILGPWFTADSSAASQEPNEKKQRRQERRQMKRF, from the exons atGGCG CCCAAGGGGAAGGCGGGCACGAAGGGCAAGAAGCAGATCTTCGAGGAGAACAGGGAGACGCTCCGCTTCTACCTCCGCATCATCCTCGGGGCCTCC GCCGTGTACACAGTGGTGAACCTGGTGATCTGCTACCCCAGCACCTCTGTCTGGACATGG CTTGCATTTGTGTTCAGTTTGGTGGTATACGGCACCAGCTACCGCTCCATGAACTCCATGGCAAAGCCGTCTTTCACAGATGATGGCAGCCTTGCTGACGGGGGGATTGACCTGAATATGGAGCAG GGATGGCAGAGTGAGTGTCCACACCTGCACGAGTCCAG gcACCTCAAGGATGTGATCCTGCTGACAGCTATTGTCCAGGTGCTGAGCTGCTTCTCACTCTACGTCTGGTACTTCTGGCTCTTG GCTCCGGGGCGCGCAGTGTATCTCCTGTGGGTGAACATCCTGGGGCCCTGGTTTACAGCAGACTCTTCGGCTGCCAGTCAGGAGCCAAATGAGAAGAAACAGCGCCGACAAGAACGCCGCCAGATGAAGCGCTTCTAG